The Leishmania braziliensis MHOM/BR/75/M2904 complete genome, chromosome 9 genome includes a window with the following:
- a CDS encoding putative ubiquinone biosynthesis protein-like protein → MKNCMMADQRGRSILKHQPVVGDEVLEFSRGLAPSTFGFRYAAYMDRNHFLPSGRAAVKHIADPTLAYVMMRHRQCHDFLHVITGCGRSVEEELAVKVFEWKHTGLPLGLLSLLGGASRLSATQLAHMRLFWEWASHNAPCSRHDKPAVPMYLNVPWEDMLAKEYDEVAAYTGITPLPVFLKKHQKQ, encoded by the coding sequence ATGAAGAACTGCATGATGGCTGACCAGCGGGGCCGCAGCATTTTGAAGCACCAACCTGTCGTGGGGGATGAGGTGCTTGAGTTCAGTCGAGGTCTCGCACCATCCACCTTCGGCTTCCGGTATGCCGCCTACATGGACCGTAACCACTTCCTGCCCAGTGGGCGGGCGGCCGTGAAGCACATTGCTGACCCGACCTTGGCGTATGTAATGATGCGACACAGGCAGTGCCACGATTTTTTGCACGTCATTACCGGCTGTGGCCGCTCGGTAGAGGAAGAGCTGGCGGTGAAGGTCTTTGAGTGGAAGCACACAGGCTTGCCTCTCGGGTTGCTTTCGCTGCTTGGTGGCGCGTCACGGCTGTCAGCAACGCAGTTGGCACACATGCGACTCTTTTGGGAGTGGGCTTCTCACAACGCACCGTGCTCCCGCCATGACAAGCCCGCCGTGCCCATGTATCTCAATGTGCCGTGGGAGGACATGCTCGCCAAGGAGTACGATGAAGTAGCGGCGTATACCGGTATTACGCCGCTGCCTGTATTCCTTAAGAAACACCAGAAGCAGTGA